From Planctomycetota bacterium, one genomic window encodes:
- a CDS encoding glycoside hydrolase family 127 protein has translation MPAPCRRLKPLELANVTIADTFWAPRQETNRTVGIRHQYQQCKDTGRLDAFKLDWKPGMPNEPHIFWDSDVAKWVEAASYSLATHPDPELRKLVDDTAALIASAQQPDGYLNCHFTVVEPTKRWTNLRDQHELYCAGHLIEGAVAHFQATGSRVLLDALCRYADHIARTFGPEPDKKKGYPGHEEIELALIKLFHATGDERYLSLSKYFIDQRGQQPHYYDEEAVARGDDPKKYWARTYEYNQAHKPVREQDEAVGHAVRAMYLYSGMADVAAETGDEALLAACRKLWASAAERKMFLTGGVGSSHWGEKFTGDYELPNESAYAETCAAIGLVFFAHRMLQIEADAKYADVMEQALYNGVISGVNLAGTKFFYVNPLASNGGHHRQEWFGCACCPPNLARLVASLGSYVYSAAPDSLYVHLYVAGSATTPLPKVSIPSGGCATVTLTQETGYPWNGDVRLTVSVAQPSEFDLFLRIPGWCRKHLLKVNGKTVAHKMAKGYAKISRTWANGDRVELSLAMPVERVVAHPRVAEDAGKVALRRGPIVYCLEQADNSAPVRSLLLPDRARLTARFDKKLLGGVVVIEGVGLAPTQAGWRGKLYQPASALSLRPAKFRAIPYCLWDNREPGAMTVWLPRA, from the coding sequence ATGCCCGCACCGTGCCGACGACTGAAGCCGCTCGAGCTAGCCAATGTGACAATCGCCGACACTTTCTGGGCCCCCCGCCAGGAGACCAACCGCACCGTCGGCATCCGCCACCAGTACCAGCAATGCAAAGACACCGGGCGCCTCGACGCCTTCAAGCTCGACTGGAAGCCCGGCATGCCCAACGAGCCGCACATCTTCTGGGATTCCGACGTGGCCAAGTGGGTCGAGGCTGCCAGCTACAGCCTCGCCACCCACCCCGACCCCGAGCTTCGGAAGCTCGTGGACGACACGGCGGCCCTCATCGCCAGCGCCCAGCAGCCCGACGGCTATCTGAACTGCCACTTCACCGTCGTCGAACCCACGAAGCGCTGGACCAACCTCCGCGACCAGCACGAACTCTACTGCGCCGGCCACCTCATCGAGGGCGCCGTCGCCCACTTCCAGGCCACCGGCTCCCGCGTGCTGCTCGACGCCCTGTGTCGCTACGCCGATCACATCGCCCGCACTTTTGGCCCTGAGCCCGACAAGAAGAAGGGCTACCCGGGCCACGAGGAGATTGAGCTCGCCCTCATCAAACTCTTCCACGCCACGGGCGACGAGCGCTATCTCAGTCTGAGCAAGTACTTCATTGACCAGCGCGGCCAGCAGCCCCACTACTACGACGAGGAAGCCGTCGCCCGCGGCGACGACCCTAAGAAATACTGGGCACGCACCTACGAGTACAACCAGGCCCACAAACCCGTCCGCGAGCAGGACGAGGCGGTCGGCCACGCCGTCCGCGCCATGTACCTCTACTCCGGCATGGCCGACGTAGCGGCAGAGACGGGTGACGAAGCCCTCCTTGCCGCGTGCAGGAAACTCTGGGCCAGCGCCGCCGAACGCAAGATGTTCCTCACCGGCGGCGTCGGCTCCTCCCACTGGGGCGAGAAGTTCACCGGCGACTATGAGCTGCCCAACGAATCCGCCTACGCCGAAACCTGCGCCGCCATCGGCCTCGTCTTCTTCGCCCACCGCATGCTCCAGATCGAGGCCGACGCGAAGTACGCCGACGTGATGGAACAGGCCCTCTACAACGGCGTCATTTCCGGCGTGAACCTCGCGGGCACGAAGTTCTTCTACGTCAACCCCCTCGCCTCGAACGGCGGCCACCATCGCCAGGAGTGGTTTGGGTGTGCCTGCTGCCCGCCCAACCTCGCCCGCCTCGTCGCCTCGCTCGGCAGCTACGTCTACTCGGCGGCGCCCGACTCCCTCTACGTCCACCTCTACGTCGCCGGCTCCGCCACCACCCCCCTCCCGAAGGTTTCAATACCTTCGGGAGGTTGTGCCACGGTCACCCTCACCCAGGAAACTGGCTACCCCTGGAACGGCGACGTTAGGCTCACCGTCTCGGTCGCCCAGCCCTCGGAGTTCGACCTCTTCCTCCGCATCCCCGGCTGGTGCCGCAAGCACCTGCTCAAGGTCAACGGCAAGACGGTCGCGCACAAGATGGCCAAGGGCTACGCGAAGATCAGCCGCACGTGGGCCAACGGCGACCGCGTGGAGCTCTCGCTCGCCATGCCGGTCGAACGCGTGGTCGCCCACCCGCGCGTGGCGGAGGACGCCGGCAAGGTCGCCCTCCGCCGCGGCCCGATCGTCTACTGCCTCGAGCAGGCCGACAACTCGGCGCCCGTGCGCTCGCTGCTGCTGCCCGACAGGGCCAGGCTCACCGCCCGCTTCGACAAGAAGCTGCTCGGCGGCGTGGTCGTCATCGAGGGCGTCGGCCTTGCGCCCACCCAGGCCGGCTGGCGCGGCAAGCTCTACCAGCCCGCCAGCGCCCTCTCCCTCCGCCCCGCGAAGTTCAGGGCGATCCCCTATTGCCTGTGGGACAATCGCGAGCCCGGCGCGATGACCGTGTGGCTGCCACGCGCCTGA
- a CDS encoding RNA methyltransferase → MESRPLTSDSNPRVKLARKLHQRRAREKEGLFLVEGPHLLEAALEAGAPLREAFCTPAFAEGHAVLAARLAASPWPVWSVPDALLARLAATEEPQGVVALAELLPDAPEPVATPGLLALALEGVSDPGNVGSALRAAHAAGAACVVLGPGCCDRFNPKAVRASAGALFAAPALFTHSLAGLLRRLREAAVRVVLADPRAAKPCWAADLCGPTALVIGSEAHGASGAVRAEATDRVAIPMPGGAESLNAAAAASILLYEALRQRAAASGLTSAPERVK, encoded by the coding sequence ATGGAATCCCGGCCGCTGACGAGCGACAGCAATCCTCGCGTGAAGCTGGCGCGCAAGTTGCACCAGCGGCGCGCGCGAGAGAAGGAAGGGCTCTTCCTCGTCGAGGGGCCCCACCTGCTCGAGGCAGCGCTGGAGGCCGGAGCACCCCTTCGCGAGGCATTCTGCACGCCTGCCTTCGCGGAGGGCCATGCGGTTCTGGCCGCCCGCCTCGCCGCCTCGCCGTGGCCCGTCTGGTCGGTACCGGACGCCCTGCTCGCCCGCCTGGCGGCCACCGAGGAGCCGCAAGGCGTGGTGGCCCTGGCCGAGCTGCTGCCCGATGCGCCCGAGCCGGTGGCCACGCCCGGCCTGCTGGCGCTGGCCCTCGAGGGAGTGAGCGACCCCGGCAATGTGGGCAGCGCGCTCCGGGCGGCCCACGCGGCGGGGGCCGCCTGCGTGGTGCTGGGACCCGGCTGCTGCGACCGCTTCAACCCCAAGGCCGTGCGGGCCTCGGCGGGTGCGCTCTTCGCCGCGCCCGCGCTCTTCACTCACAGCCTGGCGGGCCTGCTGCGGCGCCTGCGCGAGGCCGCCGTGCGGGTCGTTCTGGCCGACCCGAGAGCGGCGAAGCCCTGCTGGGCCGCCGATCTGTGTGGTCCCACGGCCCTGGTCATCGGCAGCGAGGCGCACGGGGCCAGCGGAGCCGTGCGCGCCGAGGCTACCGACCGTGTGGCGATCCCAATGCCCGGGGGGGCCGAGTCGCTCAACGCCGCCGCCGCTGCCAGCATCCTCCTCTATGAGGCTCTGCGGCAGCGCGCGGCGGCCAGCGGCTTGACTTCCGCACCCGAGCGGGTTAAATAG
- a CDS encoding type II toxin-antitoxin system HicA family toxin, which translates to MPKFPVDAPEARVLRALRALGFAVVREREHIAPQRRNTDGTLTPLTMPNHPRIKASTLRTLCRQFDISRDDFLKAYDNA; encoded by the coding sequence ATGCCCAAGTTCCCCGTGGACGCACCCGAAGCCCGTGTGTTGCGCGCACTCCGCGCGCTGGGCTTCGCAGTTGTCAGGGAACGCGAGCATATTGCCCCTCAGCGCCGCAACACCGACGGCACGCTCACGCCTCTCACCATGCCGAACCACCCGCGCATCAAGGCATCCACCTTGCGTACCCTTTGCCGTCAGTTCGACATCTCGCGTGACGACTTCCTCAAAGCCTATGATAACGCCTGA
- a CDS encoding ParB/RepB/Spo0J family partition protein: protein MPAKAAVAAASDRELTAMERLLNLNRKAPPARPAEADVRQVPLAQLRPNPHQPRRTLDEDALAELIESIRARGIIQPLVARPAPDDPEALEIVVGERRFIAAGRAGLATVPCLVRKLDDREAFILSVAENVARDDLNPIDEAAAYRRMLDHGFAANQGEIAALVGVHRTRVNHKLRLLNLDHRIQEHVSGQPAGAVSLSHLEELARLRPGDAQHALYMLIVERGLSSRELRARVDAALAPLDRRPATSRNIIALQQGARIAVYPNKYTVRIPRQPDDAVDLPRIVADLERIVVELKARLAPPA from the coding sequence ATGCCTGCCAAAGCCGCCGTCGCCGCCGCCTCCGACCGCGAACTCACCGCCATGGAGCGCCTGCTCAACCTCAACCGCAAAGCCCCGCCCGCCCGGCCCGCCGAGGCCGACGTGCGACAGGTCCCCCTCGCCCAGCTCCGCCCCAACCCCCACCAGCCGCGCCGCACCCTCGACGAGGACGCCCTCGCCGAACTCATCGAGTCCATCCGCGCCCGCGGCATCATCCAGCCGCTCGTCGCACGGCCCGCCCCCGACGACCCCGAAGCCCTCGAAATCGTGGTCGGCGAACGCCGCTTCATCGCCGCCGGCCGCGCCGGCCTCGCCACCGTGCCCTGCCTCGTGCGCAAGCTCGACGACCGCGAAGCCTTCATCCTCTCCGTCGCCGAAAACGTCGCCCGCGACGACCTCAACCCCATTGACGAGGCCGCCGCCTACCGCCGCATGCTCGACCACGGCTTCGCCGCCAACCAGGGCGAGATCGCCGCCCTCGTCGGCGTCCACCGCACCCGCGTCAACCACAAGCTGCGCCTCCTCAACCTCGACCATCGCATCCAAGAGCACGTCAGCGGCCAGCCGGCCGGCGCCGTGTCCCTCAGCCACCTCGAGGAACTGGCCCGCCTGCGCCCCGGCGACGCACAGCACGCCCTCTACATGCTCATCGTCGAGCGCGGCCTCTCCTCGCGCGAACTACGCGCCCGCGTGGACGCCGCCCTCGCCCCGCTCGACCGCCGTCCCGCCACCTCCAGGAACATCATCGCCCTTCAGCAGGGCGCCCGCATCGCCGTCTACCCCAACAAATACACCGTCCGCATCCCGCGCCAGCCCGACGACGCGGTGGACCTTCCCCGCATCGTCGCCGACCTCGAGCGCATCGTCGTCGAACTCAAGGCCCGTCTCGCCCCGCCCGCGTAG
- a CDS encoding AAA family ATPase, whose amino-acid sequence MDLYAALGLAQEPFSTTADPAFMYASHEHREALLRLQLSLRQRRGLNVVIGDIGVGKTTLCRKLYDEIAREDGYVIRVVDDPSFRSEFQFMNYLLHTFGVPRQGRSGYDFKECFRKFLLDMVEKGQTPILLIDEGQILSPAILEMIRMFLNFETDKFKLLQLVIFAQLELLERLRARRNFMDRIALRYILNPLQEHEVAEMIAFRLGVAGYQGERALFTDDAIHAIYEATGGLPRPITMLCHNALEYLILNEREAVDAEVVERCVEREAAFAAAPVA is encoded by the coding sequence GTGGACCTCTACGCTGCGCTCGGGCTGGCGCAGGAGCCGTTCTCCACCACGGCCGACCCTGCGTTCATGTACGCCTCGCACGAGCACCGCGAGGCGCTGCTGCGCCTCCAACTCTCGCTCCGCCAGCGCCGCGGCCTCAACGTCGTCATCGGCGACATCGGCGTCGGCAAGACCACCCTCTGCCGAAAGCTCTACGACGAGATCGCACGCGAGGACGGCTACGTGATTCGCGTGGTGGACGACCCGTCCTTCCGCAGCGAATTCCAGTTCATGAACTACCTGCTCCACACCTTCGGCGTCCCGCGCCAGGGGCGCTCAGGCTACGACTTCAAAGAATGCTTCCGCAAGTTCCTCCTCGACATGGTCGAGAAAGGCCAGACCCCCATCCTCCTCATTGACGAGGGGCAGATCCTCTCGCCCGCCATCCTCGAAATGATCCGCATGTTCCTGAACTTCGAAACCGACAAGTTCAAGCTCCTCCAACTGGTGATCTTCGCCCAGCTCGAACTGCTCGAGCGCCTGCGGGCGCGCCGGAACTTCATGGACCGCATCGCCCTGCGCTACATCCTCAACCCGCTCCAGGAACACGAGGTGGCCGAAATGATCGCCTTCCGCCTCGGCGTCGCCGGCTACCAGGGCGAGCGGGCGCTCTTCACCGACGATGCCATCCACGCCATCTACGAAGCCACGGGCGGATTGCCCCGGCCCATCACCATGCTCTGCCACAACGCCCTCGAATACCTCATCCTCAACGAGCGCGAGGCCGTGGACGCCGAGGTGGTAGAACGCTGCGTCGAGCGCGAGGCCGCCTTCGCGGCCGCCCCCGTGGCCTGA
- a CDS encoding prenyltransferase yields the protein MEAALLPAQRLLPSDPWIKKWAVACRLPFLTASVLPVLATIAAAWRLDGHVNAVHAILAVVGIAFVHLSANLSNDYFDHLSGNDEVNRLPTAFSGGSRVIQEGVFTPGAVLRAAVLCSAVGAACGIYLWLRTPGHVLLGIGLVGVGIAWLYVGPPVKFAHHGFGELATMLGFGVLPALGTEWALRGRMTPEGSWVGVPAGLLVALILLINEFPDCEADAAVGKRTLVVRLGLRRAVWLYTGMLLAVYGSLAAGVLLGWMPWLAAATLALAPLSVHIVRQLRASYAHPLALVPAMAGTIAQQVLFMVIFAGACLAGLALGIGR from the coding sequence GTGGAAGCTGCATTGCTGCCTGCGCAACGGCTGTTGCCGTCGGACCCATGGATCAAGAAGTGGGCCGTGGCCTGCCGCCTGCCCTTTCTCACCGCCTCGGTGCTGCCGGTGCTGGCCACCATCGCCGCGGCATGGCGGCTTGATGGCCACGTGAACGCCGTCCACGCCATCCTGGCCGTGGTCGGCATCGCCTTCGTGCACCTGAGCGCCAACCTGTCGAACGACTACTTCGACCACCTGAGCGGGAACGACGAGGTGAACCGCCTGCCCACGGCCTTCTCGGGCGGCAGCCGTGTGATCCAGGAGGGGGTGTTCACGCCGGGCGCCGTGCTGCGCGCGGCCGTGCTGTGCTCGGCCGTGGGCGCCGCGTGCGGCATCTACCTGTGGCTCCGCACGCCGGGCCACGTGCTGCTCGGCATCGGCCTCGTAGGGGTCGGCATCGCGTGGCTCTACGTGGGGCCGCCGGTGAAGTTCGCCCACCACGGGTTCGGCGAGCTGGCCACGATGCTCGGCTTCGGCGTGCTGCCGGCCCTGGGCACCGAGTGGGCGCTGCGGGGCCGGATGACGCCCGAAGGCTCCTGGGTGGGCGTGCCGGCCGGGCTGCTCGTCGCCCTCATCCTGCTCATCAACGAGTTCCCGGATTGCGAGGCCGACGCGGCGGTGGGCAAGCGCACGCTCGTGGTGCGGCTGGGGCTGCGGCGCGCCGTGTGGCTCTACACGGGCATGTTGCTGGCCGTCTACGGGTCGCTTGCCGCGGGCGTGCTGCTCGGCTGGATGCCCTGGCTTGCGGCGGCAACTCTCGCCCTGGCGCCGCTGTCGGTGCACATTGTGAGGCAGCTTCGCGCGAGCTACGCCCATCCGCTCGCCCTGGTGCCCGCCATGGCAGGCACGATCGCCCAGCAGGTTCTCTTCATGGTGATCTTCGCGGGCGCCTGCCTCGCCGGTCTCGCGCTGGGCATCGGGCGCTGA
- a CDS encoding putative Ig domain-containing protein, with protein sequence MKRTLLAPPLALALLAATWCAAAEAPEAPPEKTIRGKVRTEVAFSLAAEFPNAEGREYGLTRVQRGGVELPPPANMKLDPKTGAFAWTPTESQCGEYEIHFLVRNANGENTRTTRLVAVETPPIVPPGDSSEIAKLLRQWAAEGTAAGNLGDFYDNRDRGHSLLNTQPYPQLDRVEYSKEQLDRRMDWALQLRFLYPHVTFGNSSTASGDPNLGSNPRHALLNPGAAQVLHTHYLRSHLYIYPEHRDHDPGHNGRGGGYGDLFPANTPYFIISQGSSGSDQPFMRAVPYTLAAFRPEVKALLIQRGLLMPTVQMILRRCGKGVNKPEDYLTGAAHPTVFEGSEVSALRMVQLAHEIQRDNVPPLAQIAAVEEDLALNGVDYFDDPRLGERFFETPVVIARLVRSAKHTRRMVVSAKGSFDANNRPLTYHWVVLRGDASRIKITPVEKDGSVAELLVPYHERRPVAPGSPLESNRVDIGVFVHNGVYYSPPAFVCFYSLDDEARTYDDQGRIREMYYGYGDSSIGYPHGQLRARDKGYDVTDWPALLAVIVGGTSPSREKGGDLASGLLRRQFKPDQLAALQQAAKDLEAAVAANAEPQRQLDEADAAAKKAREAADDAKKKAEEARKAQEKEPTDAAKAALADAEAKLKALQAEQQKAEDQARDLRRKLDEARQGEHKALVAEPPALGAPVKFRVEAALNALKDDVALYPTHARAIHALADACQDAAAKRAFLGARDELVKLGLLRPEGDGFVLSPAIAGPKPPAERLTRFERSKLEWLNIAILQHLLYPGTLNRRPQRNFVCVFLATPKTWRDLYHYDGQGRLTGWTRTEGTEAKEFTADGALITKKDALGRALEARTVAYVTEGGERINRVLQQKLGDTIRHYEYADDKDRIGRVARTEKAPE encoded by the coding sequence ATGAAGCGCACGCTGCTCGCCCCGCCCCTGGCCCTCGCCCTGCTCGCCGCCACCTGGTGTGCCGCCGCGGAAGCGCCGGAGGCGCCGCCGGAGAAGACGATTCGCGGCAAGGTGCGCACCGAGGTCGCCTTCTCCCTCGCCGCCGAGTTCCCCAACGCCGAGGGACGCGAGTATGGCCTCACCCGCGTCCAGCGGGGCGGCGTCGAGCTTCCTCCCCCCGCCAACATGAAACTCGACCCTAAGACGGGCGCCTTCGCCTGGACCCCCACCGAGAGCCAGTGCGGCGAGTACGAAATCCACTTCCTCGTCCGGAACGCCAACGGCGAGAACACGCGCACGACCCGCCTCGTGGCCGTCGAGACGCCGCCCATCGTGCCCCCGGGCGACTCGAGCGAGATCGCCAAACTCCTGCGCCAGTGGGCCGCCGAGGGCACGGCCGCGGGCAACCTCGGCGACTTCTACGACAACCGCGACCGCGGCCACTCGCTCCTCAACACCCAGCCCTACCCCCAGCTCGACAGGGTCGAGTACTCGAAGGAGCAACTCGACCGGCGGATGGATTGGGCGCTCCAACTCCGCTTCCTCTATCCCCACGTCACGTTCGGCAACTCCTCCACCGCCTCGGGCGACCCGAACCTGGGCAGCAACCCGCGCCACGCGCTCCTCAACCCCGGCGCCGCGCAAGTGCTCCACACCCACTACCTGCGCAGCCACCTCTACATCTACCCCGAACACCGCGACCACGACCCCGGCCACAACGGCCGTGGCGGCGGCTACGGCGACCTCTTCCCCGCCAACACCCCCTACTTCATCATCTCCCAGGGCTCGTCCGGCTCGGACCAGCCGTTCATGCGCGCCGTGCCGTACACCCTGGCCGCCTTCCGGCCCGAGGTCAAGGCGCTGCTCATTCAGCGCGGCCTCCTGATGCCCACCGTGCAGATGATCCTGCGCCGCTGCGGCAAGGGCGTCAACAAGCCCGAGGACTACCTCACCGGCGCCGCCCATCCCACCGTGTTCGAGGGGTCCGAGGTCAGCGCCCTCCGCATGGTGCAACTCGCCCACGAGATCCAGCGCGACAACGTGCCTCCCCTGGCCCAAATCGCCGCCGTCGAAGAAGACCTGGCCCTCAACGGCGTGGACTACTTCGACGACCCGAGGCTGGGCGAGCGGTTTTTCGAGACGCCCGTGGTCATCGCCCGTCTCGTGCGCTCCGCGAAGCACACCCGCCGGATGGTCGTGAGCGCCAAGGGCAGCTTCGACGCGAATAACCGCCCGCTCACCTACCACTGGGTCGTCCTGCGAGGCGACGCGAGCCGCATCAAGATCACGCCCGTCGAGAAGGACGGCTCGGTGGCCGAGCTGCTCGTGCCCTATCACGAGCGCAGGCCCGTCGCACCCGGCTCCCCGCTCGAATCGAACCGCGTGGACATCGGCGTGTTCGTGCACAACGGCGTCTACTACTCGCCCCCCGCCTTCGTTTGCTTCTACTCGCTGGACGACGAGGCGCGCACCTACGACGACCAGGGCCGCATCCGCGAGATGTACTACGGTTACGGCGACTCATCCATCGGCTATCCCCACGGCCAGCTCCGCGCACGCGACAAGGGCTACGACGTCACCGATTGGCCCGCCCTCCTCGCCGTCATCGTGGGCGGGACCTCTCCGTCCCGCGAGAAAGGCGGCGACCTCGCCTCCGGTCTGCTCCGCCGCCAGTTCAAGCCCGACCAACTCGCCGCCCTCCAGCAGGCCGCCAAGGACCTCGAGGCCGCCGTCGCGGCGAACGCCGAGCCTCAGCGCCAGCTCGACGAAGCCGACGCCGCCGCGAAGAAGGCCCGTGAGGCCGCCGACGACGCGAAGAAGAAGGCCGAGGAGGCCCGCAAGGCGCAGGAGAAGGAGCCCACCGACGCCGCCAAAGCCGCCCTTGCCGACGCAGAGGCCAAGCTCAAGGCCCTTCAGGCCGAGCAGCAGAAGGCCGAGGACCAGGCCAGGGACCTCCGCCGCAAGCTCGACGAGGCCCGGCAGGGAGAGCACAAGGCGCTCGTGGCCGAGCCCCCCGCCCTCGGGGCGCCCGTGAAGTTCCGCGTCGAGGCTGCCCTCAACGCCCTCAAGGACGATGTCGCCCTTTACCCCACCCACGCCCGGGCCATCCACGCGCTGGCGGATGCCTGCCAGGACGCCGCGGCCAAACGCGCCTTCCTCGGCGCGCGCGACGAGCTGGTCAAGCTCGGCCTCCTCAGGCCCGAGGGCGACGGCTTCGTCCTCAGCCCCGCCATCGCCGGCCCAAAGCCGCCCGCCGAGCGCCTCACCCGCTTCGAGCGCAGCAAGCTCGAATGGCTCAACATCGCCATCTTGCAGCACCTGCTCTACCCGGGCACGCTCAACCGCCGGCCCCAGCGCAACTTCGTGTGCGTGTTCCTCGCCACCCCGAAGACCTGGCGCGACCTCTACCACTACGACGGCCAGGGCCGCCTCACCGGCTGGACCCGCACCGAGGGCACCGAGGCCAAGGAGTTCACGGCGGACGGCGCCCTTATCACCAAGAAGGACGCTCTTGGCCGCGCCCTCGAGGCCCGCACGGTGGCCTACGTCACCGAAGGCGGCGAGCGCATCAACCGCGTGCTTCAGCAGAAGCTGGGCGACACGATCCGCCATTACGAGTATGCCGATGACAAGGACCGCATCGGGCGCGTCGCCAGGACCGAGAAAGCCCCTGAGTGA
- a CDS encoding DUF2851 family protein codes for MQDLPATSQPLFTDTYRRLVSEAGVSEPRAHYRAAPPTVRERIVRCLWFDQSLATDRLRTDDGQRLRVLSPGWWNLEAGPDFRNAALRIGAGPVVKGDVEVHLNSSLWHAHGHDADPSYNGVVLHVALWNDAGSSSVNTAAGATVPQLTLEPYLRTPLAELADSVDPAEYPEAGEASRGRCHALLEQGKVTLEWLALFLDHAGDQRIADKARRLAARAAAAGDDQLLYEAIAAGLGYKRNKAPALELARRLPLAAIRERTAARPDGAPAALAAEALLFGVAGLLPPSPGAADAEAVEHVAQLLRLWDALGVGLADDALAPEQWSFDGTRPTNFPTRRIAAMARLAARHLEGGLNRAIRQAVGPTGGGRLAPRELARRRAQLLDFFLSLRDPFWDARTGFTGKPMPRGARLVGADRAHTIIIDGLLPALLYQARRDSDRPFEELLHQVFAAYPKLPSTSVTRFTTQRLFGRPEGALKLLRSARRQQGLYQLYADFCDSERATCDRCPLVRLLEA; via the coding sequence ATGCAAGACCTCCCTGCGACCAGCCAGCCGCTCTTCACCGACACCTATCGCCGCCTCGTAAGCGAGGCGGGGGTGTCGGAGCCGCGCGCACACTATCGTGCCGCGCCGCCCACGGTGCGCGAGCGCATCGTGCGCTGCCTCTGGTTCGACCAGAGCCTGGCCACCGACCGCCTGCGCACCGACGACGGCCAACGCCTTCGCGTGCTGTCGCCCGGCTGGTGGAACCTGGAGGCGGGGCCGGACTTCCGCAACGCCGCGCTCCGCATCGGCGCCGGCCCCGTGGTGAAGGGCGATGTCGAGGTCCACCTCAACTCCAGCCTCTGGCACGCCCACGGCCACGATGCCGACCCCAGCTACAACGGGGTGGTGCTGCACGTGGCGCTGTGGAACGACGCGGGCAGCTCCTCGGTGAACACCGCGGCGGGCGCCACGGTGCCGCAGCTCACCCTCGAGCCCTACCTGCGCACGCCGCTGGCCGAGCTGGCCGACAGCGTGGACCCCGCCGAATACCCCGAGGCGGGCGAGGCCAGCCGAGGCCGCTGCCACGCACTGCTCGAGCAGGGCAAGGTCACGCTCGAGTGGCTCGCGCTCTTCCTCGACCACGCGGGCGACCAGCGGATCGCCGACAAGGCCCGCCGCCTCGCGGCCCGCGCCGCCGCGGCCGGCGACGATCAACTCCTCTACGAGGCCATCGCAGCCGGCCTCGGCTACAAGCGCAACAAGGCCCCTGCCCTCGAACTCGCCCGCCGCCTGCCCCTCGCCGCCATTCGCGAGCGCACCGCCGCCCGGCCCGACGGCGCGCCCGCCGCCCTGGCCGCGGAGGCGCTGCTGTTCGGCGTGGCCGGCCTGCTGCCGCCTTCGCCCGGCGCCGCCGACGCCGAGGCTGTCGAGCACGTCGCCCAACTGCTCCGGCTGTGGGACGCCCTGGGCGTCGGCCTCGCCGACGACGCGCTGGCCCCCGAGCAGTGGAGCTTCGACGGCACGCGGCCCACCAACTTCCCCACGCGCCGCATCGCGGCCATGGCCCGCCTGGCCGCCCGCCACCTCGAAGGCGGCCTCAACCGCGCCATTCGCCAGGCCGTCGGCCCCACGGGCGGCGGGCGTCTCGCTCCGCGCGAGCTGGCTCGTCGCCGGGCGCAACTGCTCGACTTCTTTCTCTCGCTGCGCGACCCGTTCTGGGATGCGCGGACGGGGTTCACGGGCAAGCCCATGCCCCGCGGCGCGCGGCTCGTGGGCGCCGACCGCGCGCACACGATCATCATTGACGGCCTGCTCCCCGCCCTCCTCTACCAGGCCCGCCGCGACAGCGACCGTCCGTTCGAGGAGTTGCTCCACCAGGTGTTCGCCGCGTATCCGAAGCTGCCGAGCACCAGCGTCACACGCTTCACCACGCAGCGCCTCTTCGGGCGGCCCGAGGGCGCGTTGAAGCTCCTGCGCAGCGCCCGCCGCCAGCAGGGCCTCTACCAACTCTACGCCGACTTCTGCGACTCCGAGCGCGCCACCTGCGACCGCTGCCCGCTCGTGCGGCTGCTCGAGGCGTGA